A genomic stretch from Thermomonospora umbrina includes:
- a CDS encoding DNA cytosine methyltransferase, translating into MSAALAVPVNGMRLLDLFCCAGGAAVGYRLAGFEVTGVDIRPQPRYPFTFVQADALEVLGDPVFLAGFDAVHASPTCQRKARVTAWRGNRDDHPDTLSPTLRALEHLSVPWVVENVPEAADQLTPDYLLCGTQFGLRVRRHRIFQVGNWSSYSLLPPCRCYRNRDLVPFGHKHERAFADAMGCTWMTNIEGRQAIPPAYTRHIGNALAHALTERKVA; encoded by the coding sequence GTGTCGGCAGCGCTGGCCGTTCCGGTGAACGGGATGCGGTTGCTGGACCTGTTCTGCTGCGCCGGTGGTGCCGCTGTGGGGTACCGGCTGGCGGGGTTCGAGGTCACCGGCGTGGACATCCGTCCCCAGCCCCGGTATCCGTTCACCTTCGTCCAGGCGGACGCCTTGGAGGTGCTCGGCGATCCGGTCTTCCTGGCGGGATTCGACGCGGTCCATGCGAGTCCGACCTGTCAACGCAAGGCCAGGGTGACCGCTTGGCGCGGCAACCGCGACGACCACCCCGACACGCTCAGCCCCACTCTGCGGGCACTGGAGCACCTGTCAGTCCCCTGGGTGGTGGAGAACGTGCCCGAAGCCGCTGACCAGCTCACACCCGACTACCTGTTGTGCGGCACTCAGTTCGGGCTGCGCGTCCGCCGTCACCGCATCTTCCAGGTCGGCAACTGGTCCTCCTACAGCCTCCTTCCGCCCTGCCGGTGCTACCGCAACCGCGACCTGGTCCCCTTCGGCCACAAGCACGAACGCGCGTTCGCCGACGCCATGGGCTGCACCTGGATGACCAACATCGAAGGCCGCCAGGCCATACCCCCCGCCTACACCCGCCACATCGGCAACGCACTCGCTCACGCTCTCACTGAGAGGAAGGTCGCATGA